Within Rhipicephalus microplus isolate Deutch F79 chromosome 9, USDA_Rmic, whole genome shotgun sequence, the genomic segment CCACCGAAAACTCAATATTTTTGTTAGCGACAGTGGACGCGGTGACCTCAATGAATCCGCCATGCTGCACAGTGTGGCCAGACTTTGGTAAAGCCCGCAGCACCCTCTCATGTTCATTTGAGTGGCCAATAGCACgctcgcgttttgataacgtagcgtcgctgtgcccatcgTGCGTGCGCGTCAATGTTACGTTGGAGTAAATTGGGCCCTACATGATGCACATGGGGCCGAtttcgctagatccacatataccaaatttggtgttatgtaacgtcaatgaatgacgaaggtatatgactggtgcaaacatgatgatcatgagacgcgtgtcatgtaagaacatgacgacatattacgctcataacgtgctcgcggccgtttagatagctccacttatactaaatttggcatcacgtgacgtgaatagatgaataaggtaaacgacacatcgaaacatgataatcatgacacgggagTCGTGTACGGTATAATTTACCTACACCTCAAAACGTTTTGGTGATTTGAAAATggcatataaaccttcctcaatcgtgcttcgcatatcatcgattcccactgtacgtgggatcggccaacttttttctattttttttctaccAAGCTGCTGAACTCAACAAACGAGAGCAAACTGCAAATTGTTCAATTaagttttcaatcaatcaatcaaattccgTTAAAAAGCGGGCGTTTGCACaggcattgaaaaaaataaaggaggcgtGGCATGTACGAACAATCACCCACACAAACACTATCAATTTCCCAATAACTGACCTCCCTTCACTTCGTGCAAACGCCCTCCGGTTGCTCTCTTTATTTGCATCTACTTCGAATTTGCGATCACGGCCAACGCTGCTTTCAAGCTGCCAACCGAAAGTTTCGCCTACTGCGAGATCGAAATTTCTACGAAACGAGCTCTCTCCAACGTTATCATGGTAATATTTTACTGTGATCACCCAAGTTCCAAAGTCGAACAGCTTGAATTGAGGTTCGTGTTACATGCGATAGCAGACAACGATTCCTTTCGTTATCTTTCTTAGTTGGTATATATGCAGCATTGGCGCATGAAACCACCAAGTACCGATAGGTTCGTTGAATTATGCGGCCAGTGCATTCTCTCGTGTGCCCGTGAAGTATTCGCGTCTGAATTCACATCACCATGGCCGATCTCATCCGAGTGCACCGTTTTCGCGACATCCCCATCAAAGGCGTAAACTGGCAACCGACTCACTTTGTCGACGAAGTGCCCATTTCCCGCCTGTGTGGACTGTGCCTCATGATTCCGAAGAAGACCGTGCGGTTGCCATGTGCGCACTTTCTATGCGAATGGTGCCTCGCGGTTAATTCCCAAGGCGGCGGTGGGCGTTGTCCGTTGGATGACAAGCCGTTCGAAAAAGCGCGATGTGCCAGTTACGATATGCCCATCGGAACAGCAAAGGCCTTGCAGGTAAGAAAGCAGCGTCAGTCGTTTTTCACGAGAAATTGTAAAATGACTGCTTTTAATGGGAATAATGAAGCTAACCCTACTTCCCGTGGTTTTAgccaaatataaagaaaaaaataagcctCTAAATATGTCACTCTTGCCAAACTCGCAAAATTGCTCACCTCACAGCGTCGATGCCGAGTGTtgctttattttattatttatccaAGGATGCATGATACAAGACACTATCACATTCTTCACGTGGTACATTGTTCACTATCTTACGGGCAGACAGTCAAATATGCACACTTAGGGATCGCTGTTGGGACAAGACTTTTTAACTGTAGACgcgcttttcttcttcttcctaaGCCTGATTTCTGCTGGCGCTTCTCGTGGCGTAGGTATAGATATACTATAGTGTAGATAGCGTAGATATATTATAAAGATTATGTATGTCTACTAGCGTAGATATACTATAAAGATTATGTGTTTGAGCATTGCTAGACACAGAGGGTTATTTGTACAATGCTTTTCTATACACCGAATAATAAGGTGGGTGGTTGGCTTCAATCATTGATACAGAAGGTTAACGTGAATCTTGCATAGGCActatcttctttcttctttttcgatGAAGGTTTACTGCTGGAACGAAGCCCAAGGATGCAAATTCGAGGGCGCCTTGAAAGACATGCTTCGACACTACAACAACGATTGCCTATTCCGCTCATATGAAGGTTCGAAATGCGGTGAAGCAGTCCCGAACAAGAAAGTTGAGACCCACCAGGTAGCCGGATGTAGCACAAGTGTTCCTCAGCAGGCACAGAGAGCACATCGTCAGAACTGGAGCACTGACACTTCAAGACGAGCGGAATCCTCTAGAAGTGAAGACGCTCTTTCAGCGACCCTGTAACCACGACAAGGTGATCCTTGCCATGCAAAGTCAGGAGAAGGATCCGGTGGAACAACTCTGCAGCAAGGAATCTAGGTTGGCCGTAGTCACAGGCGATATTGGACCACCTGTACCTTTAGAGACTGCTCAACAGGTGTTCAGGGCACCCTCGACTGTCTCGAGGAAACCGGCTTCTCGGAAGAATCCAGCGAAAGAAGTCAGCATGGGAACACTGTCACCATCCTGCTCGCCGGAAATGTTGATGAATGAACATCCTCGAATATTTTGCAACATTTCACGTAGTCTTCAAGCAAGAATGTAGAAAACTTCCATGGAAGATTTTCCTCAGAACTTTATTGACTATTTCGACCTGCCTAACGGTGGAAGTCAGCTAACATTGACAAAGTCACTTTCTAACCCATGCACATTTACAGAGCTAGAGAAGGCCGCGCATTTCGTTTGTCACTCTCGAAAACTGTCCCTTTTTTACTCGCGAGAAATGACAGTGCTTTGTCGCATCGCCTTGTTTCACACGAGAGACGCGAGCTTTACGGTTCACGTATCTTCTACTTTCGAACGTCTGTTTGTCAATGAACTGTAAGCATTGATCTTGCTGTGTTTGCGTTGGGTGGTCTGTGTTTGGGGCCTTTTTTTTGGCGTAACTGTCCAGAATGGGAGACGAGTGCAAGCACTTTGGCGCAAACCTAAATATCAGCCTTTCCTTtgtgatgacattcatgacggcCTCTTTAAATGCTGACTAGCCGATTAATGTGTCTTCGCATCATGTGATGATTCTTCTTTCGTGTATGAGACGCTGCTATCGTGTAAATAAAAACATGGGAATTTAGTATCTCGCAACTGACCGTGCTATGTACCATTACATCTTCTTGGCCACTTACGAAGTGCACCTATAATATCAGCCTCTGATTTGTTTTAAGTTTGTCACAATAAATAGCAGCTCAAAAGTACATCAGATATTTAGTTTTTGTATCACTGATGCAAAGTTTAAGCTATGGCATACATCCATATTGTTAATTCCAACACGAGACGATAGTTCATGGTGATACTGAGCGATGACTGCCTGATAGTTTCTTGAGACCAGCAATCTGTTGTACTCCCTTGTTGTATTTGTTGTACTGCAGGCAATCTGTTGTAATCTGTTGTACTGCAGGCTCAAAAAGGGAACCAGGCCGCAGGAATACTGATGCATGAAAGTCCAGCGAGCACAGTATTCCAAACCAttgcccttgtttttttttatctagaaGACATGGGCCAATATAGTCggtgacaagctaagaataaaaGTAGAGTGTACCGTAGTCCATTTGTATTACGCGCGTTCAACTGTGGCCGCTCTTTGTTGTGACGTAACAATGATGATGAACCGATGACAATTCAGTATTGCGCCGTTAGCGACGAGAGGCGATGTGCCACTGCACCGAGAGCGGGAGACGTCCATTCGGTTTTGTTGTGGCGTTTTCTGCACCAAGAAGCTATTTCATCGACTCGCTCTCAGCATCATCTTCGCTGGCTGTCGTTCGATGCTGACGTTTCTGATTTGGCACTGTTTGAAGTGCACCGAAGCGGCGGAGCTTCGTCGCGTTCCATCATTTCGGCAGCGTGAAGCAGCCACTCTGCGTCTACTTCGTCTGAGGGCGACCACTCTCGACGATTGTCGTCGCGGTCATTCGTGTGCAGTTGGGTAAAAGTGAAGTCTGCATTGGCGCGTCTGTGTTTTGTGTAATGTCAGCGTCTGTGATTAATCGCACGCAAAATCCGTGGCATCAGCGTTGCCACATGTGCAAGTGTGTTACTTGGGTGTCGCAACGTGGGAACCTTGGTGATCTGTGATATGAGCTGTGCAGTGATGCGAGTGTGGCGAAGGCGTGAGAAAAAAACGTCCAACAGTTAAGTGAATTGTGGTCATCCGGTGGGTGTATGATTAATTATGTGCCACGATAAAGTGATCGTTGCGTAAGCACTTGTCTCACGCTCGATGCACGAACGCTTTGCATGAAAAACACCGTAAGACGTTCTTCAAACCGCGACATGACACACGCTATTTAATATTGCTGCATCTATCGTTATTGGTGCAGCGATAACGATCAAGTACGATCAGTTGCATTGATCGTGAGCGTTGCTGAGGCGACACCGCTAGAAGTATtactcagagaaaaaaaaagaaggaacatcTCTGTTTTTTTAAGGCTTTGTACGTTACCCAATGATATCTTATTAGGAAGTCTTAGTTTTGTCTAACGTTTTatgtttttttgcatttcgccTGTATTGTGTGCGTGTATATTACATAGTGATAACCTGTTTATATTATTGTCCCGTGAAATGAAACATGAAGGATGCATTGCACTCCCCTGTGAAAGCAAAGTATGACACGCAATTCCCTCCCATTCACTGTAGAGAGAAAACTCTCTTGCCAGGACAGACACATTTTCGTACAGAAACATTTATAGGAGGCAGTGGCCTCTGTTCCAGCAAAACTGGGCCATGTTTCGAAAACATTGAGCATTCAAAGGCTGACGGGGGCCACTGCAAACCATCGAGTGCTAGTTGTCAAACCAAGAATATAAAAGTTCCCGTACAGCTTCTAGTCGCCGAAATTTAGCCGCGTAACATCGCCTTGTATGCAATGACTCCTAATGGTAAACAAAATGTGTGCTACGCGTTTTCATTTCGTTAAAGAAAGACGTCAAATGAAACATTGGCGTTTGCCTCAAGCACGATGACAAGCACCGAAACGTGAGACGCACATTCGGTATTTATGGCCGCACAAGAACCGAAATTCACGAAGTGAATCTCTGATCACTTCTCAATTCTTCGCTTTGAGTCATGCTTGCCATAGTTATAGCAGATGGTGAAAAACTTGGCAGCGAAAGTTCCGTGAAACAACATAAAAATTGCAAGACACCTTACAAAACTGTACCctgtatcgtttttttttttttttgaaggcgtAAAAGAAGGATTCTTTTCTTTTAAGCTTCAATTTAACTGTGGCTTTGTTTGTTCTAGTACCACTATAGGTACTACGCAGAAACGTCGCCTTCGAGAGATTTGCATGGCTTCTTCATGGACTCCGAGATGAGCGTGGTAGGGGGTGGGATTTAAACAACAGATATATTTCTAAGCTGAAGCTGAACTCCGTGTCATCACAAGTTTTCTTCTCGAGCTTTAGTTTCTTTTTCTTAATATCAATGAAGAATTTCAAGATAACGGTTGTATGTTGAAAAATTATTGCCCTTGCTTGGGGACTACATCTTTTGTAGCGCGGAGGCATGGAAATTAAAGGCAATGCGGCCTCGTGGGTGGAACTTTTATTTATTCTGAGGTTGTCACCGACTACGGGTATATATGCTTGTTGTGACTGCATCCTCGCACTGCAGCACATCGCTTCCGCAAGTACCGTCGTGAGCACTCGGCGTTAAATGTGATCCGCATCGTTCCGCCGCCCATAGGAAACTGCATTCAAGACGTTCACCAAAAATGAAACGCGCCTCACAACTTCGCGCGCAGCAGAGAATGCGAGCAGGTGTGGAACACTAAAACACGTGACGGGATGTGTCATCGCAGACGAATGTTACAAGCATGCCTCTCCATGCAGTGCAAGGGCTACACTTAGAAGTAATGGAGTGAGCAGAGGGCGCTAAAAGATATGTTTTGTGATAGGGAAAAGCAGTGATAAATTCTTTGCTTATCGCAACTGCACAATATTGTTGTGGGTAGAAATGTCATTTGTAAAACATCGCTATTGCTTAGCTTTTGATTAAAACTTTGTTTTTAACTATTCACTcttaaagtagtgagtaaaaggGCAGCAAGTGCAAgtaaataggtagtaactgcagcgcttACAACTTTTCTTGGACCGTTGCTAATCTTTTGCAACATGTTTACTACCTGCGTTAGCAAACAGCAAATTGAATCAAATAGGTAGCCACTGCAACCGTTACTTTCTCGCATCGTTACTATTTTTTACTACCCGGCCGTTAGCCTATTTCAAAAAGTAGGTGATACCTATTGTATTATCAATGAAACGTCTCGACATATCATCTCTGACTGGAAAAATGATGCAGAAGATATCCGCGGATCAAGAAAAGATTTTTGTTTAATTACGCATCCGGGATTTATAAGCGTCATTCCGCTATGGTCAAAACGGAGAAGTATAGAAGTTAATGAACCATAAACAAGTGATACACGCGTTTAAGTAGACAAGTGAAACAAACTTAATACCATGCGGAACGACCttaaccagatggtcaaaattattTCGGAGTCCCTCACTATACGACATGTATCATAATCGTGCTTTTGGTACATAAAACACTAGAAAGGATTATTACCTtcaagagcaaacctcataagcgcgaaaatgcacgcgacagcgacgagcgacgctatgagcgacgaaacagggcgtttgcgcgacgtgtcgcgtgctcgttttcgcgcgatcgctcggttctccagatttggaaaccgtcgctcatcgcccggaattGCTGGGCTCAAGCAACCAATAGTGAAAAAccagaaaagacaaagactacataggcgCACGTGACcatgcccgagtcacgtatgcgcaacaagaaataacgcaatgtttgttacgcatgtgcatataaaaagtgctgcaaggcaataataaacacttcccgttcctttacacaacaatatatcttatttttaaattgcataccgctcgatACGCGATTTTCTTGGTGCGactagacggcctcatgccagcaacagtgaagttcgctcgccgaagccgtcgcgtgaatgaggtttgcctgtgctagcgactgatcgcgcgaagacaatctacatcgcgtcgctcgtcgctgtcgcgtgcattttcgcgcttatgaggtttggccctcaAAGTGCTGATGtattaacgcaatgaaccatTCAAATGCAGCCAGTCTGTTATAGCGGATTTGATACCTTGCTTCGGCCGTTGTACATTACGCTTTCTTGGGGCATTTATATGACAACAAGATATGAAATGTTATTTTTTCAATACGATTCAATgaaagtcttgtgctacgtctTCAAACACACGCAATCAGATTGCAGCATATAGTGTTTTAGGTTTTAATTTTTGATAATGTACCCTGAAACGCAAATCTTCACTTGCGCCAAACATTCGTCTTCAAAATAAAGGGTATGATACTGCGAAAGTCTCTAATTTGCACTGTGACGTAATAATTTTCTTCGGTATTCTTCCAGGCCCAAAGTTTTGTGGTAATGAGACATTAACTTGCCCAGCGTTAGCAATTCAGAAATAACGTGGCAAAATATATACGGTAATATCAGTTCAAAAGTTACTGCTTATTGTTAGTAACAGTTACTTTGTTAGTAACGACAAAGGCAGTAACGGTTGTCATCCTGGACGTTAGTAAACACAGCTACTATCGTCGGTTAtaacctaagaataaatataaGGTCCACCCACAGCCGTACCTTCGCCACCCCGAGTAAAATTTACATCAAATCGCATTTGTTCATTTGTGTGACGCCAAGTTCCGT encodes:
- the LOC119165543 gene encoding TNF receptor-associated factor 6-B-like — encoded protein: MADLIRVHRFRDIPIKGVNWQPTHFVDEVPISRLCGLCLMIPKKTVRLPCAHFLCEWCLAVNSQGGGGRCPLDDKPFEKARCASYDMPIGTAKALQVYCWNEAQGCKFEGALKDMLRHYNNDCLFRSYEGSKCGEAVPNKKVETHQVAGCSTSVPQQAQRAHRQNWSTDTSRRAESSRSEDALSATL